Sequence from the Amycolatopsis sp. NBC_00345 genome:
CCCAGGCCGCCGAGGGGCCGGTGTTCGTGTTCTCCGGGCACGGCTCCCAATGGCCCGGGATGGGCCGCGGGCTGCTGGCCGCCGAGCCCGCTTTCGCCGCGCAGGTCGAGAAGCTCAGCGACCTGTTCACCGAGCACACCGGACGTTCGCTGCGGGCGCTGCTGACCACCCCGGAAACGTTGTCCCTGCCCGAAAACCAGGCGGCGATCTTTGGCACGCAGGTCGCGCTGGCCGCGTTGTGGGAGTCGCTCGGCGTCCGGCCCGCGGCCGTCATCGGGCATTCACTCGGCTCCGTGGCCGCCGCCGTGGTGAGCGGGGCGCTCGACGCCGACGAGGGCGTTCACCTGGTCGCCACGCGGGCCCGGCTGCTCGGCACCATCCGCCCGGGCGGCGCGATGGCCGCGGTGGAGCTGTCGCCGGCGGATCTGGCGGCATACCCGGGGGTCGAGCTGGCCGTCGACTCCGCGCCGCGGCAGCTGACCGTCGCCGGGGACGCCGACGTCCTGGACCGGCTGGTTTCGCAACTCGAGGCCGCCGGGCTTTCCGCGCGGCGGCTGGCGGTCGAGGTCGCCGGCCACTCGGCCGGGGTCGAGCCGATCCTGCCCGGGCTGCGGGACGCGCTGGCCGAGCTGGGCGGACGGCGCCCGGCCGTGCCGTGGTACGACACGGTGCTGGCCGACCCACGGGAGCGGCCGGACTTCGACGCCGGGTACTGGGCCGCGCACCTGCGGCGCCCGGTGCGGTTCCGGCAGGCGGTGACGGCCGCCGCCGCGGACGGGCACCGCGCGTTCGTCGAGGTGTCACCGCACCCGATCCTGCGGGGTTCGACGGCCCGGACCCTGGCGGCCGCGGGGATCGAGGACGCCGTCGTCACCGGCACCCTCCGCCGGGGCCAGGACGAGGTCCGCGCCCTGGGCGCCGCGGCGGCGGAACTGTACTGCGCGGGCACCCGGATCACCGCCGCCGACGCTCGCATCGGCGCCCGGCTGGTCGACGTGCCGCCGATGCCGTGGCGGCGGGAACGGCATTGGTACACGCCGGTGGAGCCGGTGACCGGGGCTGGTTCCGGGGCGGTGCGGGAGCCGGTGGCCGCGGAGTCGGCGGCGGTCGTTGACCGCGGGGCTGTGCGGGATCCGGTGGCGGTGGAGCCGGTGACCGTCGCTGATTCCGGGGTGGTGCTGGAGCCGAGCGTCGCCGCTGACCGTGAGGCTGCGCCGAAGCCGGTGCCCGCCGAGCCGGTGACCGGCGCCGTACCAAAGCCGGTGCCCGCCACCCCCACGAGCCAGGCCGGTACCTCGCGCACCGACCGGCTCACCGAGATCGTCGCCGCGATCATGGGCCTCTCGCCGACGCGCCTCGACGCCGACGTCCCGCTGGTCGACCTCGGCCTGGACTCGCTGATGGCGAACCGGATCCGCGAAGCCGTCCGGCGTGACCTGGGTGTCGAGCCCGACGTCACGGCCGTCCTCCGCGGCGCCACCCTCGCCGACCTCGGCCGCGCTCTCGAACCGCCGCGCGCGAACGGATCTCCCGAACGTGGCCGAGCCTGGGACGCCGCCGACCGCCTCGTGCTGAGACTGTGGGCCAGGCTCACCGGCACCGAGCCGGACGACACGCACGTCCGGCTGACCGGCACCGATCAGCCCGAGCAGCTGGCCGAGCTACTCGCCACCCAGCTGTCCGCCGAACTCGACACCCCGCTCGACCCCGCCGAGCTGCTGCGTCACGACTCGCTGGCGGCGATCGCCGACGTCGCCCGCGCCGTCCTCGACGCCCGGGAGGACCGTGGCCCGGTCCACGCGCTCGCGATCGGTGACGCCGGAACTGCGCCGCTGCTGCTGTTCCACCCCGGCGGCAGCACCTGCACCGTCTACCGGCCGCTGCTGGAACGGTTGCCCACCGGCCTGCCGTGCATCGGCTTCGAACGCGTCCCCGGGACCAGCATCGAAGACCGCGTCGAGCGGCTGCTCCCGCTGGTGCGCGCCACCCAGCCGCAGGGCCCGTACCGGCTGGCCGGGTGGTCGTTCGGCGGGGCGCTGGCTTACGGCGTCGCCGCGCGGCTTGCCGAAGAAGGCGCCGAAGTCGAACTCGTCGCGCTCATCGACACCATGCTGCCGCTGCCGGAGCCCGACCTCACGCCGCGGGTGTCGTCGGCCCGGCGGTTCCTGCGATTCACCGCCTACGTCGGGAGCACGTACGACCGGCCCGTCCGCCTCGGCCACGACGAACTCGCGCCGCTGCCCGAAACCGAGCAGATCGAGCTGGCCATGCGGCGGGTCGCCGAAGCCGGGCTGCTCAGTCCCGGCGTGCTCCGCCACCAGCGTCAGTCCTTTTTGGACACCTTGGCGGCGGAACGCGGCACACCGCGGCCGTACGACGGGCGGGTCGTGCTGTACCGGGCGACCGAGCCGTACGCCGCCGGGCTGGCGATGGAGCCGCGCTACTCGCGCCGCGACCCCGACGCAGGCTGGGCGGAGCTGTGCCCGCGCCTGGAGATCGTGCCGGTGGACGCGCATCACTTGTCGGTCGTTGACCCGCCGCACGTCGACGCCGTCGCGCGGCACCTGACGAGCCTCCTGTGACCCAGCCCCAAACACAGACACAGCCCCAAACCCGTGCCTGGCCGTTGCTCGCGGTGCTCGGCGCCGGGCTGTTCCTGGTCGCGGTGGACGCGACCGTGCTGCACGTCGCGCTGCCCGACCTCGTCCGGCAGCTGCGGCCGGGGGCGGCGCAACAGGTGTGGATCGTGGCGATCTACCCGCTCACCGCGGCGCCGCTGCTGCTGCCGTTCGGCACGCTCGGCGACCGTTACGGGCGGCGGCGGGTGCTGGTGGCCGGGTACGCGCTGTTCGGGATCGCGTCACTCGGCTGCGCGCTCGCGCCCGGCGTCCCGGCGCTGCT
This genomic interval carries:
- a CDS encoding type I polyketide synthase: MRNPPLDPATLRRWLLDAVAEHTGADPARIEPGRPLGDYGLSSRQAVGIAADLEELLGTRLPATLLWESPTIDHLARSLTTGDTTESGSTPASVPASVSTAVSASGPGTDRRRTDPIAVVGLGCRWPGADGLDEYWDLLRTGRDAVRTAPPGRWNADAAPVLGGFLDDVAGFDAEHFGITPREASTMDPQQRMLLEVAWAALEHAGIAPASLRGSRTGVFTGVATHDYGQLTMALGGVDLWTATGAAGSISANRLSYVYDLRGPSMAIDTACSSSLVAVHHAVRALRDGEADLALAGGVNLMLVPGPTAAFAAAGLLAGDGRCKTFAAGADGIARAEGCGVVVLKRLADAEYDGDRVLAVIRSSAVNSDGRSHGLAAPNPLAQQAMLQDAYRGFDTSTVDYVEAHGTGTLLGDPIEARSLGAVLGAGREPGRPLLIGSVKTNIAHAEAAAGIAGLIKVVLAMTHDELPPQLHFADPSPHIAFDELRLRVVTAPTPWPRYAGRATAGVSAFGFGGTNAHVVLEQAAPAPPASASDGVRLAVLSARTRDRLAERAAQLADWLDSPAGQGNSLADVTHTLSRRDNGAPHRAAFVAGDTAELASLMRGVGADPLPAGVATGTAQAAEGPVFVFSGHGSQWPGMGRGLLAAEPAFAAQVEKLSDLFTEHTGRSLRALLTTPETLSLPENQAAIFGTQVALAALWESLGVRPAAVIGHSLGSVAAAVVSGALDADEGVHLVATRARLLGTIRPGGAMAAVELSPADLAAYPGVELAVDSAPRQLTVAGDADVLDRLVSQLEAAGLSARRLAVEVAGHSAGVEPILPGLRDALAELGGRRPAVPWYDTVLADPRERPDFDAGYWAAHLRRPVRFRQAVTAAAADGHRAFVEVSPHPILRGSTARTLAAAGIEDAVVTGTLRRGQDEVRALGAAAAELYCAGTRITAADARIGARLVDVPPMPWRRERHWYTPVEPVTGAGSGAVREPVAAESAAVVDRGAVRDPVAVEPVTVADSGVVLEPSVAADREAAPKPVPAEPVTGAVPKPVPATPTSQAGTSRTDRLTEIVAAIMGLSPTRLDADVPLVDLGLDSLMANRIREAVRRDLGVEPDVTAVLRGATLADLGRALEPPRANGSPERGRAWDAADRLVLRLWARLTGTEPDDTHVRLTGTDQPEQLAELLATQLSAELDTPLDPAELLRHDSLAAIADVARAVLDAREDRGPVHALAIGDAGTAPLLLFHPGGSTCTVYRPLLERLPTGLPCIGFERVPGTSIEDRVERLLPLVRATQPQGPYRLAGWSFGGALAYGVAARLAEEGAEVELVALIDTMLPLPEPDLTPRVSSARRFLRFTAYVGSTYDRPVRLGHDELAPLPETEQIELAMRRVAEAGLLSPGVLRHQRQSFLDTLAAERGTPRPYDGRVVLYRATEPYAAGLAMEPRYSRRDPDAGWAELCPRLEIVPVDAHHLSVVDPPHVDAVARHLTSLL